The following DNA comes from Ignavibacteria bacterium.
TACGCCAGGAATATGGATAAAGCTTCGCATATTTATACAGCAAATTTTTTCACAGTTGCTACTTCTGTTGCTTATGAATGGGCTGGAATTTCCCCATCTAAATCTCTTTTATACGGTGCAATTACATCCCTGGCTTACGAAACATATATTGAAATAAACGACGGTTTCGCTCCGAACTGGGGATTTGACTGGGGTGATATGGGCGCAAATGTTTTCGGTGCGGTTTATCCTTTTATACAGGAAGAAGTGAAGCCTTTCAGGCATATTAATTTTAAATGGAGCTTTAAACCGGGCTGGATTAAATCAAAAACTTCAAGCTCACAGGATGACCTTCTGGATGATTATACTAATATGACCTTTTGGTTAAGCGTTAATCCAATGATTGCTTTGCCAAAAGAAGTGACAAAAGCTAAATTATACCCGAATTTCCTCGCTTTAGCTGTCGGGATGAGCATTAAGAACGCTTCGCATGTTACAGGCAGCGGAACTGCCAAAGTCGAATGGTTTTTATCACTTGACTGGGATGTGAATCAGCTTCCGGGAAAATCAGATTTTATGAAAAAACTGAAGAAAATACTCAATTTTTACCATTTCCCGGCACCTGCAGTAAAGATTTCTCCTGAGGGAGTCTGGTATGGACTTTATTTTTAAGTATTTTTCTTTTATTTTTGTAGCTTTAATACAATTTCACATATCATAAACCGATGGCTAAACAACAAACATTTGCAGATAAAGCAGGAAAATTAGGCAAAAAAGCTGAAGTAGTTATTGATCCGGATTCAGGAAAAGAAACTAAACTGCTGAACGTAAAATTCATAGAATCAGTTAAAACTGAAAAAGGCACCTGGAAATTCTTGGAAAGAATGCAGAAGGTGTATGAATCATCTTTGAAACCGTATAAACCGTAACAATAACTGTTTACAGTTTATTTTTTAGTAAGAATTTTTTAACCAGGAAAAGAAAACAGTACAATGTCAAAAGTTTGCGAATTAACCGGAAAAAAACCGCTATCAGGAAACCACGTTTCCCACGCGCATAATAAAACAAAAAGAAAACAGCTTCCCAACTTACGCACCAAAAGGATCTGGGTTGAGGAAGAAAATAAATATGTTACCCTGAAGATTTCAACAAGTGCTCTCAGAACACTGAAGAAAAAAGGCTATGCTAAAATGGTAGCTGAAATGAACAGGGCCAGCTGATCTAAAAAACAGTTTTCTAAAAACAAATTTTGGGAGTGTAATTTTCATTACACTCCTATTATTTTGTGTAACGGTGTATTAAAATATTGTTAAAGATTTCTGCATTTTGCAAAACATCCCCAAAATAAGCGTAATAATACCCACACTTAACGAAGAAAAACTCATCGTTAAAACGCTTGAACAATTCACTCAACAAATAAAAAACAAGTTCAATTTAGAAATAATCATTTCTGACGGCGGCAGCACCGATAAAACACTTTCGTTGCTTACAGATAATGTAGATAAAGTAGTGCATGCTATCCCGGGAGTTAAGCAAAACATTCCCCAGGGCAGAAATGCAGGCGCAAAAGCTGCGGACGGAAAATACCTTTATTTTATCAACGCAGATACCATCCTTCAGGATGTAAATAAATTCTTTGAAAGAACTGTGACGGAATTCAGCGACAGCAGGAACCTTGCCATTACCTGCAGGTTTCATGTATTCCCGGAAGATGTCCGTTTATCCGATAGATTATTCCATGGGTTTTATAATAACTATGTTCGTTTGCTCAATAAGCTTGGAATGGGTATGGGCAGGGGTGAGTGCCAAATGGTACGAAGCGATGTATTTATGAAAGTGAACGGTTATAATGAGCTGCTTGCCGCAGGGGAAGATTACGACCTTTACCGAAGGATAAAAAAGCTTGGTTCAGGCAGGATAAAATTCCTGAATGATGTGCTTGTGTATGAATCACCCCGCAGATACAGGAAATTCGGATACCTGAAGGTGCTGGGCGACTGGACAAAAAATTCCTTTTCAGTATTCTTTAAAAATAAATCGGTTAGCAAAGAATGGGAAGCAGTGAGGTAAGCAACAGATTTCTGCATCCAAAATCCTAAAGTTATATTGCTACAGACACAAAGTCACAAAGACCACCAAGGTACACAAAGAAATTCCGGAAAGTTTAAAAGTTAAATAATTATATACACTGTCAATTGATAATTCTTTTAATTCCATTTTTTATCAATTCTACATTAAAATTAATCAAGTATCCTAAACGTTTTCCTGTAAGATTCAAATGGCTTAATACCTGAGCGCTCCATAATGGATTTACCTGTTCAACTGCTTTTATTTCGACAATAACCAGATTTTCAACAAACACATCGAGTCTAAGTCCTTCTTCAAAAATCATTCCATCATATCTTACCGGAAGATCGATTTGTCTGACAGCGTTTAAGCCTGCCTTATGCAGTTCATAGACAAAACAAATCTCATAAATTTTTTCCAGTAAACCTGGCCCTAAAGCTTTATGAACTTTGAAAGCAGAATTCACAATAATTTTTCCGATTTCTTCTTCTCTTTCGCTTAATGGCAGGAACTTACTTGATTTTTCAGAATCCATAAAATTTAATTTTCATTCAATACTTTGTGAATCTTAGTGCACTTCGCGCCTTAGTGTCTATGAAATTTAAACTGAAAGAGTAATTCCAGGGATCAAATAATTCTTCACATAGTCGTCAATTGAAACTTCCAGCTTCATAATTTCATTATTATACCCTGCTTCACGAAGCTTAGTGATATTTGCCTTGCTGAAATACTGGTACTGGTCTTTAATATTATCAGGCATATCGATCCACTCAATCTGCATTTGTTTACCTAAAGCTTTAAATACAGCAGCAGCTGCAGCAAGCCATGTTGAAGCAGTGCCTGAGCCTATATTAAAGATACCTGTCTTATTCTTCCCTGAGCCGAGAACAGGATCAAAAAACACGGTCATACCCACTGCATCTTTTATATATACGAAATCGCGAAGCTGTTCGCCATCTTTATATTCCTGCTTTAGTGAACGGAATAATTTCAGCTTACCGGTTTCTTTTATCTGGTCATATGCTTTATTCACCATTGAGCGCATATCACCTTTATGTGATTCATTAGGACCAAATACATTGAAATATTTAAGTCCTGTGAACTTATCAAGGAGTTTATTTTCAATCACCCACATATCGAACATCTGCTTAGATAAGCCGTATTTATTCAGCGGCTTTAGTTTTGGGATGATAGCAATATCATCATCAAATCCGTTTTCACCATTGCCATAAGTAGCCGCACTTGAGGCATATATGTACTTTGCATTATTATTTAGGCACCACTTTCCCAGTGATTTGGAATACTCTACATTATTTTCGATAAGATATTCCATATTATTTTCAGTGGTTGAGCTGCAAGCTCCCATATGATAAATAGTATCAACCTTATAATTGATAGCGCTTTTATTAATTTTGGTTAAGAAAATATCTTTATCGATGTAGTCTGAAAATTTTAAACCGGAAATATTCTGCTCTTTTGAGCCGTTAGTATTTTCATCAACAAGGATAATATCAGATATCCCCTGTTTATTCAGTTTCCAGCATATTGCACTGCCGATAAATCCTGCACCGCCTGTAATTATCTTCATAGTAGTTGTAATTTAATTTACAAATTTAAGATTTTGTTATATCTAATTCAATTTATTACACATTTTTACATATTTTTATATTTTTTTCAATGGAATTTCAGTTAAGAAATGGTTAACTTTCTCTTAACTCAATTAACTATATATTTCTCGTGGAGGTATAACATGAAGAAAGCATTACTATTAATTTTTTTTACATCTATAATATCCGGCTCTGTATTTTCCCAGAACTGGACAGAAGGGTTTGAGTCAAACGACTCTACATCTCTTCCTGCTGGTTGGAGTGTATATAACAGGGCAAATTTTCCAATACAGCCTTTTACAAACTGGACAGTTAGAGACACAGGCAAAGTTTTACCTGGTGTTAACGCTATAAGGTTATCTCGTTCACATACAGGCTTAAAAGCTATTGGAGTAAGCTGGTATACAGGAATAGATACTAATACCGGAACAAGTACAGTTTCAGATGCCTGGCTGGTTTCAAAAAGGATCCAGGTCCATTCATCATCAGCAATCATGACTTATTGGCTTGCAGGAGGTACTCCTACTTTACTGGATAGTCTTCAGATATGGATAAGTACAGTTGATTCAACACCTCAATCATTTACTCATTATTATGAAACACAGGTCATAGGTCCGGGAACCTGGGGTGAATTTACCCAGTTCGCAGTTGATTTTAGTTCTTATGTAGGGCAGACAGTTTGGGTTGGCTTCAGGTATAATATGGATGTGACAACGGACGGCGTTTTTATGCACATAGATGATGTTGAAGTTAACAATCCAATCGGCATTCAGAATATAAGCACTGAAATTCCTCAAAAATATGCGCTTAAACAAAATTACCCAAATCCGTTTAACCCGGTTACAAACATTGAGTTTAGTATAGCTAAAACTAATCAGGTTAATTTAATTGTGTTTAACTCACTTGGTCAGGTTGTATCAACTCTTGTTAACCAGGAATTAAAACCCGGAACATATAAATATGACTTCAATGCTTCCGGATTGCCAAGCGGTTCATATTTTTACAGGCTAACAGCAGGTGATTTTGTACAGACAAATAAAATGATACTTGTTAAATAAAATCATCATTAAATAGTTTTTATCAAAAAGGGACGCAATTTTGCGTCCCTTTTTTTATGCATGGACTGAAATTAATCGAACACTGATGAAACGGATATAACTGAATTATAACAAAGCTCCCCTCCTGTTATTAGGAGGGGAAATTCAAAACAATCGTCATATTGTTTTGAATGGGGTGGTCAAAATGAAATATGGATCATTCTGCTTGACTGCGTTACACCCACGGGTGTATCTTGTAAAGAAGGGATTTAAAAACTTAAGATATAAGCACTTTTTACCTGAATATTTAAACAACCGGCATCATCGGCGTTCTATGGCTTCTGTAATTCCTGCCAGAGCGGGATTCCGGCGGCTAATTTTGGGAAATAGGTAATCAGTTTCACAAGTGTTCATTAAGTTTTTAGCGGAGTTTCATGCTGCAATTCTATAAAATCAGCAAATAAATAACCCTCAAAAAACTTCGATTTTCATTGAAACTGACCATATGATTAAATATATTTGTTTTTCATAACATTTTACCAAATACATGAATTATAAGAGGCTGAATTACATTTTTGCCGGAATAGTGCTGCTTATTTCCGCTATTACCTATTTATACACCATGCAGAAAACCCTTTCTTTTTGGGACTGCGGTGAGTTCATTGCTTGCGCATATACACTTTCCATTCCGCACCCTCCGGGCGCGCCGTTATGGATCCTTCTTGGTAAAGTCGCTACAATGATACCAATAGGGTCAAATCCCGCTTTAAGGATGAATGCTCTTGCGGCAATAAGTTCAGCTTTTACAGCGGCATTTTTATACCTCGTAATAGTTTCTGTTATTAAGGTATGGAAAAAAGAGATAACAAATAACTGGGATGCAATAATGATCTATTCAGCCGCAGCCATAGGCGCGCTCTCATTTACATTCAGTGACGCTGAATGGTTCAACGCTATGGAATCTGAAGTATACGCATTGGGAACAATGCTTGTCGGGCTTTGTATCTGGCTGCTTATGCACTGGTGGGAAAAAGCTGACGAAAAAGGAAATGAAAGAATACTGCTTCTTGTTGCTTTTATAGTTGGTATTTCTCTCGGTATCCATTTGCTTGTTGTACAGGTAATTCTGGTTGCCGGTTTTATATTCTATTTCAGGAAACACAAATACGAAAGAAAAGGATTTTTAATAGCAGTCGCAATTTCTGCGGCCGCGTTCATTGCCATTTACCCGATAACAGTAATTTGGTTCCCAACATGGCTTGGCGGCGATATTAAAGCATTTAAGATAGAAGACAGCGGGGCTGTTACATTGTTTGCTGCGCTGATAGCGCCTGCGCTTATTTACGGCATTTACTGGGCTATCAAAAATAAAAAACAAACTCATGCCGTTGCGTTTTCTGCTATCTTCCTCGTTATACTGGGATACACGATCTATGCCGGAGTAATATTAAGGGCTAGAGTTGATAATATCCCTATCGATGAGAACGATCCGAAAAATCTTCCTTCACTGGTATCATACCTTAGCCGTGAACAGTACGGCGATGCACCTTTCTGGCCAAGGAGATACTCACAGGAACCGATGCATAAAAGGACATGGTCTATGTACACGAGTGATATAGATTTCATGTGGCGCTACCAGATAAATCAGATGTTCAACCGCTACCTTGGCTGGCAGTTTATCGGCAGAGAAAGTTATGACCAGGATGTTGGTATCGGCTGGAACGCATCAAGCGGCTCAAAAATGCTGATAATTATCGGGCTCAGCGCATTGCTGCTGGCATCGATGTATTTTTATTCTTCTCAAAAATATCTTTACAGCTTAGTAAGTGTAATTTTATTGCTGGTGGTGGGGGCAGCGGGATTCTGGTCTACGGCATTTAAAGCCATACCGTTCCTCATCGGGCTCTTCGGGCTCTTCTACCACTTCCGAAAGGACTGGAAGCTGGGTCTTACATTCCTTTGGATGTTCCTGCTTATGGGTGTATTCACAGCGCTCTTCCAAAGGCAGCAGGACCCGCAGCCGAGGGAAAGAGATTACTTCTATACCGGGGCATTCTTTGTTTATTCATTATGGATCGGTATAGGTATAATGGGCATTTTGGAGCTTATTAAAGAAAGCCTTCCCAGTATCCAGATGAATAAGATAATTTCAGGTACAGTGCTTGCAGCATGTCTTGTTATGGTGCCGGGTATGATGTTCAAAACGAATTTCCATTACAATAACAGGAATGATAATACCGTTCCTTTTGAGTATGCTTATAACCTTCTGCAGGGTATCGATAAAGACGCAATACTATTTACCAATGGTGATAACGATACATTCCCGTTATGGTACCTGCAGGCAGTTGAAGGCTACAGAACTGATGTAAGGGTTGTTAATCTGAGCCTTCTGAATACTGACTGGTACATACTTGAAATGAAGAATTCAATGCCTTACGGCAGCTTAAAAGTACCGATCAGCTACAGTGATGATGAAATAAAACGCCTTTCCCCTATTCAATGGGGTGATTTCAAGGTTGTAAGCGTAACTGTTCCGCCTACAGCTTACCCGGATTCACTCAAAGCAAAGAACCAGACACCTGATAAGCTTTCATGGCGTATGCCGTTCACTTTCGCATCCGGCAATGTAAAAGCTGTTAAAGTTCAGGACCAGATGATATTTGATATAGTTAAAACAAACAACTGGCAAAGGCCGATGTATTTTTCAGCCACAGTTACAGAAGATAACTTCATCGGTCTTGAAGAATATGTTGTACAGGAAGGTATGGCTAAGCGCATTGTGCCGTTTAAAGCCGATGGCCTTACACAGTTCAGGATAAATGAAGAAAGAATGTGGAAGAACTTCATGGAAACTCCCGCAGGTTATTCAAAAACCCCGCAGGATGGCTACTTCTTTAAGAACTTCCAGAATCCGGATATTTTCTTCAACCAGGTAGAAACCAATGCTGTACAAAGCTACCGCACACAGTACCTGCAGTTCGCGTATGAATATGTGAACCGCGGCGATAAAGCAAAAACCAACCAGGTGCTTGACAGGATGGAAGCTTTATTCCCGAAAAATATAATTCCATACGATTACAGAATATTATACGATGTTTCCATGCAGTATCTGAAAGCAGATAATATAGCTAAGTTCAATGAGCTCTCACCCATAGTTGAAAAAGAAGCAATTGACGCAATGAACAAGAATCCGAATGATATTCAGTCATACTGGAATCCATACAAGCTGCTGCTTGATATTTACGAAGCAAGAAATGATTACGCAAAAGCGCTGGATATATTGTATAAGCTTGACAGGCTTTCGCCCAATAACCCTGAGGTTAAGAACAAAATAGAGAACATGAAACAGAAGCAGCAGAGTAAATAGATCACAATTTCAATTACGGCAGCTATCATAGCAATATTATTTGCTTAAGGTGGCTGCCGTATCAGTTTAAAATTATTCAGAATTTTTATTGAGCCAGAAAAAACAAGTAAAAAAAACGGCGGTTAAAACACAGAATAAGCCTGTAGCTGCAGATGTTAAGATATACGGTTTTATCGGTGTTGGCCTGCTTGCTCTTATAGCTTATTATTACGCAAGGACATTCAATTTTATACAGGATGATTCCTTTATTACTTACCGGTATGTGAAAAACTTCACCGAAGGCAACGGGCTCGTATTCAATATCGGAGAACGTGTTGAAGGCTATACATGCTTTCTCTGGGTTATACTGCTCTCCGGAGTAAAATCACTTGGATTTAATTTTATCTCAGCATCACAGGTACTTGGGATAATCTCTTCGCTTCTGACATTACTTTTCACATATTTAATTTCGTCAAAAATATTCCCTAAAACCAAGGGTTCAGCATATAATCTGGTATTCACGCTTTCAGCATCGGCAATGCTTACCGCAA
Coding sequences within:
- a CDS encoding DUF2279 domain-containing protein — translated: MKKNISDKLITALTALLIFSITINAEEASGLKGLSEIKLKLKEKQKSEFFKPDLNGIKKTFAEKKLSITDLSYEKNSTPRKIKQYKADPLKLTILGVVGAGVFTGFHIYYSNTWWKDQRDYFKYAADGYYARNMDKASHIYTANFFTVATSVAYEWAGISPSKSLLYGAITSLAYETYIEINDGFAPNWGFDWGDMGANVFGAVYPFIQEEVKPFRHINFKWSFKPGWIKSKTSSSQDDLLDDYTNMTFWLSVNPMIALPKEVTKAKLYPNFLALAVGMSIKNASHVTGSGTAKVEWFLSLDWDVNQLPGKSDFMKKLKKILNFYHFPAPAVKISPEGVWYGLYF
- the rpmB gene encoding 50S ribosomal protein L28 — translated: MSKVCELTGKKPLSGNHVSHAHNKTKRKQLPNLRTKRIWVEEENKYVTLKISTSALRTLKKKGYAKMVAEMNRAS
- a CDS encoding glycosyltransferase, which translates into the protein MQNIPKISVIIPTLNEEKLIVKTLEQFTQQIKNKFNLEIIISDGGSTDKTLSLLTDNVDKVVHAIPGVKQNIPQGRNAGAKAADGKYLYFINADTILQDVNKFFERTVTEFSDSRNLAITCRFHVFPEDVRLSDRLFHGFYNNYVRLLNKLGMGMGRGECQMVRSDVFMKVNGYNELLAAGEDYDLYRRIKKLGSGRIKFLNDVLVYESPRRYRKFGYLKVLGDWTKNSFSVFFKNKSVSKEWEAVR
- a CDS encoding GxxExxY protein; the encoded protein is MDSEKSSKFLPLSEREEEIGKIIVNSAFKVHKALGPGLLEKIYEICFVYELHKAGLNAVRQIDLPVRYDGMIFEEGLRLDVFVENLVIVEIKAVEQVNPLWSAQVLSHLNLTGKRLGYLINFNVELIKNGIKRIIN
- the rfaD gene encoding ADP-glyceromanno-heptose 6-epimerase: MKIITGGAGFIGSAICWKLNKQGISDIILVDENTNGSKEQNISGLKFSDYIDKDIFLTKINKSAINYKVDTIYHMGACSSTTENNMEYLIENNVEYSKSLGKWCLNNNAKYIYASSAATYGNGENGFDDDIAIIPKLKPLNKYGLSKQMFDMWVIENKLLDKFTGLKYFNVFGPNESHKGDMRSMVNKAYDQIKETGKLKLFRSLKQEYKDGEQLRDFVYIKDAVGMTVFFDPVLGSGKNKTGIFNIGSGTASTWLAAAAAVFKALGKQMQIEWIDMPDNIKDQYQYFSKANITKLREAGYNNEIMKLEVSIDDYVKNYLIPGITLSV
- a CDS encoding T9SS type A sorting domain-containing protein → MKKALLLIFFTSIISGSVFSQNWTEGFESNDSTSLPAGWSVYNRANFPIQPFTNWTVRDTGKVLPGVNAIRLSRSHTGLKAIGVSWYTGIDTNTGTSTVSDAWLVSKRIQVHSSSAIMTYWLAGGTPTLLDSLQIWISTVDSTPQSFTHYYETQVIGPGTWGEFTQFAVDFSSYVGQTVWVGFRYNMDVTTDGVFMHIDDVEVNNPIGIQNISTEIPQKYALKQNYPNPFNPVTNIEFSIAKTNQVNLIVFNSLGQVVSTLVNQELKPGTYKYDFNASGLPSGSYFYRLTAGDFVQTNKMILVK
- a CDS encoding DUF2723 domain-containing protein, producing MNYKRLNYIFAGIVLLISAITYLYTMQKTLSFWDCGEFIACAYTLSIPHPPGAPLWILLGKVATMIPIGSNPALRMNALAAISSAFTAAFLYLVIVSVIKVWKKEITNNWDAIMIYSAAAIGALSFTFSDAEWFNAMESEVYALGTMLVGLCIWLLMHWWEKADEKGNERILLLVAFIVGISLGIHLLVVQVILVAGFIFYFRKHKYERKGFLIAVAISAAAFIAIYPITVIWFPTWLGGDIKAFKIEDSGAVTLFAALIAPALIYGIYWAIKNKKQTHAVAFSAIFLVILGYTIYAGVILRARVDNIPIDENDPKNLPSLVSYLSREQYGDAPFWPRRYSQEPMHKRTWSMYTSDIDFMWRYQINQMFNRYLGWQFIGRESYDQDVGIGWNASSGSKMLIIIGLSALLLASMYFYSSQKYLYSLVSVILLLVVGAAGFWSTAFKAIPFLIGLFGLFYHFRKDWKLGLTFLWMFLLMGVFTALFQRQQDPQPRERDYFYTGAFFVYSLWIGIGIMGILELIKESLPSIQMNKIISGTVLAACLVMVPGMMFKTNFHYNNRNDNTVPFEYAYNLLQGIDKDAILFTNGDNDTFPLWYLQAVEGYRTDVRVVNLSLLNTDWYILEMKNSMPYGSLKVPISYSDDEIKRLSPIQWGDFKVVSVTVPPTAYPDSLKAKNQTPDKLSWRMPFTFASGNVKAVKVQDQMIFDIVKTNNWQRPMYFSATVTEDNFIGLEEYVVQEGMAKRIVPFKADGLTQFRINEERMWKNFMETPAGYSKTPQDGYFFKNFQNPDIFFNQVETNAVQSYRTQYLQFAYEYVNRGDKAKTNQVLDRMEALFPKNIIPYDYRILYDVSMQYLKADNIAKFNELSPIVEKEAIDAMNKNPNDIQSYWNPYKLLLDIYEARNDYAKALDILYKLDRLSPNNPEVKNKIENMKQKQQSK